A genomic stretch from Fusarium musae strain F31 chromosome 9, whole genome shotgun sequence includes:
- a CDS encoding hypothetical protein (EggNog:ENOG41) has translation MVHETATKTINLLQEHIDMALFCCQYLSSRPFTTSKSQDISADIHSGYFGFLDYAAAHYAAHVHEVEAPEVSTDSAPGLKSVKAVAVDLAKVHGKEASVETGEIAKAAENLHLAIQDNVLVVRNLISLQREKSETDVFGATEGPIRHKCHKIQCSKFSTGCPNEAALKEHLAVHERPFRCPHSDCFGHGIGYPSSERLESHNEAFHQSESRVKIAFPSDLQTGEWNIHEACKAGNLDEVKRFHCEGSDLKRVLPKIGSPLCAAVEAGHGGICQYLVDNGVDPFRWGSNTVAMKTPVVAAIYRQRWEILDFFLCSGNGPDDSELLKGIVRAIHANQPVALNMFLTLRQPEYHIAVMKLVPKEIVSQTDQRLGQEDSHPADATLIHTWFQYVKPEFYNEKGIFVARPDCEEYKIWGDLFFRQHNLFRKALGIKCFSLATFLMDIGNDEYLQHDHKDGDTALHLCMYRICKEDCSNCLSMVRRILQYDAKSANITNNLNGLPAHTAVRRTKSQAILRAVLKNTGDLNHRDSSGDSLLHVASFAVSIRMLLESKSVDLFSRNNKGQTAFSACLNYILYADAELEILDPLFKADPRLAWTPDKSEMRLTPLQYVLEWIPNYDFSSHFGRKATGLIKFLLTCSEVKRVLVEYQAKSTDADRKQVREFAEKEMLQEALEIMDSIGFNTT, from the exons ATGGTTCACGAAACAGCAACCAA GACGATCAATCTGCTACAGGAGCATATCGACATGGCTCTCTTTTGTTGTCAGTATTTATCATCTCGACCTTTTACTACAAGTAAGAGCCAAGATATCAGTGCCGACATTCATTCAGGCTATTTTGGGTTCTTGGACTACGCCGCTGCTCACTATGCCGCCCACGTACATGAGGTTGAGGCTCCAGAGGTTTCCACGGATTCAGCACCTGGACTTAAGTCTGTCAAAGCAGTAGCAGTTGATTTGGCAAAAGTACATGGCAAAGAGGCCTCAGTCGAGACAGGAGAAATCGCGAAGGCAGCTGAAAACCTGCACCTTGCCATTCAAGATAATGTGCTCGTTGTGCGAAACCTAATCAGTCTACAAAGAGAGAAGTCTGAAACCGATGTTTTTGGCGCAACTGAGGGGCCAATCAGACACAAGTGTCACAAGATTCAATGCTCCAAGTTTTCCACGGGGTGTCCGAACGAAGCCGCACTTAAGGAGCACTTAGCAGTGCATGAGAGACCATTCCGATGCCCACATTCTGATTGCTTTGGGCATGGAATCGGCTATCCTTCGTCCGAGCGATTGGAAAGTCATAATGAGGCATTTCACCAAAGCGAGTCCAGGGTCAAGATAGCTTTTCCATCTGACCTTCAGACTGGCGAATGGAACATTCACGAAGCTTGCAAAGCAGGTAACCTTGACGAAGTTAAGAGGTTTCATTGTGAGGGATCTGATCTCAAGCGCGTTCTTCCAAAGATTGGCTCGCCTTTGTGCGCTGCTGTCGAGGCTGGACATGGTGGTATCTGCCAGTACCTCGTTGACAATGGAGTTGATCCTTTCCGTTGGGGATCTAATACCGTTGCAATGAAGACGCCAGTCGTTGCGGCAATATATCGACAGCGCTGGGagatcttggacttctttcTGTGTAGCGGGAACGGCCCAGACGATTCCGAGCTGTTGAAGGGTATTGTCCGGGCGATACACGCGAATCAACCAGTTGCATTGAACATGTTTCTGACACTAAGACAGCCCGAATACCATATAGCCGTGATGAAGCTGGTTCCAAAGGAAATCGTATCCCAGACAGACCAGAGATTAGGACAGGAAGACTCTCACCCAGCAGACGCCACTCTAATACATACCTGGTTCCAATATGTCAAGCCAGAGTTTTACAATGAGAAAGGGATATTCGTTGCACGGCCCGACTGTGAAGAATACAAGATCTGGGGAGATCTATTTTTTCGACAACATAATTTGTTCCGCAAGGCGCTGGGAATCAAATGCTTCTCTCTTGCCACATTTCTTATGGATATCGGAAACGATGAGTATCTACAACATGATCATAAGGATGGAGACACAGCATTACATCTCTGCATGTACCGGATATGCAAAGAGGATTGCAGTAATTGTTTATCCATGGTTCGGCGCATTCTTCAATACGACGCTAAATCTGCCAATATTACGAACAACCTAAACGGGCTACCGGCGCATACAGCAGTTAGGCGTACTAAATCGCAAGCTATCTTGCGAGCTGTTCTTAAAAATACCGGAGATCTCAACCACAGGGACAGCTCAGGGGACAGTCTATTGCATGTAGCATCATTTGCTGTCTCGATTCGCATGCTACTGGAGAGTAAGTCTGTGGATCTTTTCAGTCGAAACAACAAAGGACAAACCGCATTTTCAGCATGTCtaaattatattctttatgcCGACGCCGAGTTAGAGATTCTCGACCCTCTTTTCAAAGCAGACCCAAGGCTTGCATGGACACCAGACAAATCCGAGATGAGACTCACGCCACTCCAATACGTACTAGAATGGATACCAAACTATGATTTCAGCTCTCACTTTGGACGAAAGGCAACCGGACTAATCAAGTTTTTACTTACATGTTCCGAAGTGAAACGAGTGCTGGTAGAGTATCAAGCCAAGTCAACTGATGCCGATCGGAAACAAGTGCGAGAATTTGCAGAGAAGGAAATGTTACAGGAGGCACTGGAAATAATGGATTCGATTGGGTTTAACACTACCTGA
- a CDS encoding hypothetical protein (EggNog:ENOG41) — protein sequence MTGDKEIRLLILEPGAREDPLECELVNAELSWRTRFEALSYAWGDDITEHELKCSGHIIGVMANLHDALLDLRLPTQRRVLWVDALCINQADNDEKSKQIRLMHEIYSQAYEVLIYLGKSDASVHVQILAWQAFLWRGG from the exons ATGACTGGCGATAAAGAAATACGCTTGCTTATCTTGGAGCCGGGTGCACGCGAGGATCCATTGGAATGCGAGCTGGTCAACGCTGAGCTATCCTGGAGGACCAGATTCGAGGCTCTGTCATACGCCTGGGGAGACGATATCACCGAACACGAGCTCAAATGTTCTGGACACATTATCGGTGTCATGGCTAACCTTCATGACGCCCTGTTGGACTTGCGGCTTCCAACACAAAGGCGCGTTCTGTGGGTTGATGCCCTCTGTATCAACCAGGCCGATAACGACGAAAAGTCCAAACAGATCAGACTTATGCATGAGATCTACTCCCAGGCCTATGAAGTTCTCATCTATCTCGGAAAATCAGATGCCTCGGTGCATG TTCAAATATTGGCATGGCAAGCTTTTTTGTGGAGAGGTGGATGA
- a CDS encoding hypothetical protein (EggNog:ENOG41) — protein sequence MIEPDGRNYHLVGDGEPNLKKRSVLDCDTAAILTVVTKRSGDTSFAAVLGVDVFRGKRKRSGKGLPIDISVNIYGPKNSIDEVDDALSEIGTYRTYLQHPVFLEPGTPYINPQFFYPTSQKTDLRHLVGSSVRESDIKPKISQEVDEVMESLDGSSEDLTPTKSGFLDLQPILDRFLLNTTLKEYLVH from the coding sequence ATGATCGAGCCTGATGGAAGAAACTACCACTTGGTTGGTGACGGGGAACCCAATCTCAAGAAGAGATCGGTACTGGACTGTGATACAGCGGCGATTCTAACGGTCGTAACCAAGAGATCTGGAGACACGTCCTTCGCAGCGGTCCTTGGGGTCGATGTATTTCGTGGCAAGCGGAAAAGGTCTGGAAAGGGCCTACCTATCGACATCTCAGTCAATATCTACGGCCCTAAGAACTCGATTGACGAAGTTGATGACGCCTTGTCCGAGATTGGCACTTATCGCACTTACCTACAGCATCCTGTATTTTTGGAGCCCGGTACCCCATACATCAACCCGCAGTTCTTCTACCCGACTTCTCAGAAGACCGACCTCAGACATTTGGTTGGCTCAAGCGTCCGAGAAAGCGACATCAAGCCCAAGATTTCCCAAGAGGTTGACGAGGTTATGGAGTCCTTGGACGGTTCGTCCGAGGATCTCACGCCAACAAAGAGTGGTTTCCTTGATCTGCAACCGATTCTGGATCGGTTCCTTCTCAACACGACATTGAAAGAGTATCTTGTCCATTAG
- a CDS encoding hypothetical protein (EggNog:ENOG41), with amino-acid sequence MAEQDIYGGKLANHSPSLPRGIFTGSGAEQDIYADKLAGHTPSLPHGAFTGSGAEQDVYGSKFADPSLPRPSFAGSGAEQDIYGSKFAGHSPSLPRASFGASGAEQDVYGSHFNRTAYQGLGTSVLGLLHSAVLPSFSLHAGLSTVAYGLSRYADRIEGKDVLWASGMTLNAWWSAIGSKYVYDNAAPLDAWNSLGYSQKLLLAGVTAWGVRLTSRVVSRSLKRGKDDPRYDAKKKDPGFWNKALFTTFLPEAVAQTIISLPFTIPFRAVAESAVASPFTSNGFVFHSLAVFLFTTGFALETLADAQLESFKKDDTAQGINKEGVWSIVRHPNYLGDTLIHASFPILLLGAGILHPIAAVGPIANYLFLRYIGGDRENEESQAERYSKNDAIKAQEFEEYRQQKNSFWPKVEELKNGWTLGVLGVGVAGVVLERGLRNTI; translated from the exons ATGGCAGAGCAAGATATCTACGGCGGTAAACTCGCCAATCattctccctccctcccaagAGGCATATTCACCGGCTCCGGTGCCGAGCAAGACATTTACGCCGACAAACTAGCCGGTCACACGCCCTCTCTTCCCCACGGGGCATTCACCGGGTCCGGGGCCGAACAAGACGTCTACGGCAGTAAATTCGCCGACCCCTCTCTCCCCAGACCTTCGTTCGCTGGATCTGGCGCCGAGCAGGATATCTATGGCAGTAAGTTTGCCGGGCACTCTCCGTCTCTGCCTCGGGCTAGTTTCGGGGCATCTGGCGCCGAACAAGATGTCTACGGCTCGCATTTCAACCGCACCGCGTATCAAGGTCTAGGCACTAGCGTGCTGGGACTACTGCACTCCGCAGTCCTGCCGTCTTTTAGTCTACACGCTGGACTTTCCACGGTAGCGTATGGACTTTCGCGGTATGCGGATAGAATTGAGGGGAAGGATGTTCTCTGGGCTTCTGGAATGACGCTGAATGCTTGGTGGAGCGCTATTGGCTCCAAGTATGTTTACGACAATGCTGCGCCTCTTGATGCGTGGAACAGTCTCGGTTATTCGCAGAAACTTCTTCTCGCTGGTGTTACGGCTTGGGGAGTCAGACTTACTTCACGCGTTGTGTCGCGAAGCTTGAAGCGTGGCAAGGATGATCCTCGGTATGACgctaagaagaaggatcCTGGGTTCTGGAACAAAGCGCTCTTTACCACTTTCTTGCCCGAGGCTGTTGCGCAGACTATCATTTCGCTTCCATTCACAATTCCTTTCCGAGCTGTGGCCGAGAGTGCCGTCGCTTCGCCTTTTACTTCTAACGGATTCGTTTTCCATTCTCTAGCCGTCTTCTTGTTCACCACCGGTTTCGCTCTTGAGACCTTGGCCGATGCCCAGCTCGAGTccttcaagaaggatgacACCGCTCAAGGTATCAACAAAGAAGGCGTTTGGAGCATTGTTCGACACCCCAA TTATCTTGGCGACACCCTAATCCACGCCTCGTTCCccattcttctccttggcgcCGGCATTCTCCACCCTATCGCTGCTGTCGGCCCAATCGCCAACTACCTCTTCCTGCGTTACATCGGGGGTGATAGAGAGAATGAAGAGAGTCAAGCTGAGCGATACTCCAAGAACGATGCTATAAAGGCACAGGAGTTTGAAGAGTACCGCCAGCAGAAGAACAGCTTCTGGCCCAAGGTGGAGGAGTTGAAGAACGGCTGGACGCTTGGAGTGTTGGGGGTTGGTGTCGCTGGCGTTGTTCTTGAGAGAGGACTGCGAAACACGATTTGA
- a CDS encoding hypothetical protein (EggNog:ENOG41) codes for MAETEKPEARFDGLGIFWIVWTFIWTFIVAGGMVFLWRRRDMPMLRIRDLPLSFAAIILLHIYWGAIQTGYVYFPLFTPEGEFWIMSLYFPFGIALFHASNSRFLHVAKQQKELFASDEKAPSKSRVRPGSLLGRFKALDYSKKILVTVGLGMVVQFILTIIMWCLSKKFHPSWGVAGTEVHPGSEEYRKSQVGKGWEW; via the exons ATGGCCGAAACCGAAAAACCCGAGGCCAGATTCGATGGCCTCGGCATCTTCTGGATCGTCTGGACCTTCATCTGGACATTCATCGTCGCGGGCGGCATGGTCTTCCTCTGGAGACGTCGCGACATGCCCATGCTTCGAATCCGCGACCTCCCGCTTTCCTTCGCCGCTATTATCCTTCTTCACATCTACTGGGGAGCCATCCAGACCGGATACGTATACTTCCCGCTGTTCACGCCCGAGGGCGAGTTCTGGATCATGAGCCTGTACTTCCCCTTTGGCATCGCACTGTTCCACGCCTCCAACAGCCGTTTCCTGCATGTCGCGAAGCAGCAGAAGGAACTGTTTGCTTCGGATGAGAAGGCGCCGTCCAAGAGTCGTGTTAGACCTGGGTCGTTGCTTGGTCGCTTTAAGGCGCTTGATTACTCCAAGAAGATTCTTGTTACGGTTGGACTGGGAATGGTGGTCCAG TTcatcctcaccatcatcatgtggTGCTTATCTAAGAAGTTCCATCCCTCCTGGGGTGTTGCCGGCACGGAAGTCCATCCTGGCTCCGAGGAGTACCGAAAGTCTCAGGTCGGAAAGGGCTGGGAATGGTAA
- a CDS encoding hypothetical protein (EggNog:ENOG41), producing the protein MSTNDDNKGISEVKGDGAHIDHAYDVEAKKEMAADMQGAIDAENAEHNMTVLEAVRAYPAASLWAFNMSCTIIMEAYCVFLIGNFIALPAFADRYGIWSDTKGKYVIETKWQSALQVGGPIGAIIGVTIAGPITSRIGYRWATISGLMLLNAFIFIFYFADSLPVMLVAQLLEGVPWGIFIANSPAYCSEIVPLQLRAPATQMLQMFWAIGAIIVGAVAYRYNDLHEQAAFRVPIALQWMFPTPLAILIFLSPESPWWLVRKGRLEEAAKAVRRLGRSTHVDNAQEAIAMMRRTIDLEKTVKEPSFIELFQGTDAYRTAIVCCVYAAQNLTGNLIANQAVYFFEQAGMPNKTAFAMGLITSALQTVFVMLSWILTSYFGRRSIYLWGSLGNTVLLVALGIAATVGDVQSTVNSNTQAALGLIVSVLFTLGPAPASWVIIGETSAIRLRPLTTGVGRGCYYLVNIPCIFLSSWMLNPTGANLGGKCGYVWAGTGFVCLVMAYIWLPEMKNRSYREIDILFKRKVQARKWKKTVIDVHDDE; encoded by the exons ATGAGCACCAACGACGATAACAAGGGCATCTCAGAGGTCAAGGGCGACGGCGCCCACATCGACCATGCCTACGATGTCGAggcaaagaaggagatggccgCTGACATGCAGGGCGCCATCGACGCCGAGAACGCGGAGCATAACATGACCGTTCTCGAGGCCGTTAGAGCTTATCCCGCTGCTTCTCTCTGGGCCTTCAACATGTCCTGCACAATT ATCATGGAGGCTTACTGTGTTTTCCTCATCGGCAACTTTATCGCCCTCCCCGCTTTCGCCGACAGATACGGTATCTGGAGTGACACCAAGGGCAAATATGTCATCGAGACAAAGTGGCAATCCGCCCTCCAAGTCGGTGGCCCCATCGGCGCCATCATCGGTGTAACCATCGCCGGTCCCATCACCAGCCGTATCGGATACCGATGGGCTACCATCAGCGGTCTCATGCTCCTCAacgccttcatcttcatcttctacTTTGCCGACTCTCTGCCCGTCATGCTCGTCGCTCAGCTGCTCGAGGGTGTCCCCTGGGGTATCTTCATTGCCAACTCTCCTGCCTACTGCTCTGAGATCGTGCCGCTTCAGCTTCGTGCGCCTGCTACGCAGATGCTTCAGATGTTCTGGGCCATTGGCGCGATTATCGTCGGTGCTGTTGCTTATCGCTACAATGATCTCCACGAGCAGGCTGCTTTCCG TGTGCCTATTGCTCTTCAGTGGATGTTCCCTACTCCCctcgccattctcatcttcctctccccCGAGTCTCCCTGGTGGCTCGTCCGAAAGGGTCGTCTCgaagaggctgccaaggccgTTCGACGTCTCGGACGTTCTACCCACGTCGACAACGCTCAGGAGGCTATTGCCATGATGAGACGTACCATTGATCTCGAGAAGACCGTCAAGGAGCCCAGCTTCATTGAGCTGTTCCAGGGCACTGATGCTTACCGTACTGCCATCGTTTGCTGCGTCTACGCCGCTCAGAACCTGACTGGTAACCTGATCGCTAACCAGGCTGTCTACTTCTTCGAGC AGGCCGGTATGCCTAACAAGACCGCTTTCGCTATGGGTCTCATCACCTCCGCTCTCCAGACCGTCTTTGTCATGCTTTCTTGGATTCTTACCAGTTACTTCGGTCGACGATCCATCTACCTGTGGGGTTCTCTCGGAAACACTGTTCTTCTAGTCGCTCTCGGTATCGCCGCCACTGTCGGCGATGTCCAGTCCACTGTCAACTCCAACACCCAGGCCGCCCTCGGTCTCATTGTCTCCGTCCTCTTCACCCTTGGACCCGCTCCCGCCTCTTGGGTCATCATCGGAGAGACCTCGGCCATTCGTCTTCGACCTCTCACCACTGGTGTCGGCCGTGGTTGCTACTACCTCGTCAACATCCCCTGtatcttcctctcctcatgGATGCTTAACCCTACC GGCGCCAACTTGGGTGGCAAGTGCGGTTATGTCTGGGCTGGTACCGGTTTCGTCTGTCTGGTCATGGCATACATCTGGCTTCCTGAGATGAAGAACCGATCTTACCGAGAGATCGACATTCTCTTCAAGCGCAAGGTTCAAGCCCGCAAGTGGAAGAAGACCGTCATCGATGTTCACGACGACGAGTAG
- a CDS encoding hypothetical protein (EggNog:ENOG41), with product MAAGDRSITHGPAQHLERIHRNPRPFISLDLCDERRHFQLVVPLRARHHPPLLYAIFALSARHLSRLPKYKTPQGILYQGQLLPKLTPHDAVEYTLKCIPALRDFHLIQDDEKLESIIATAVILRQLEEIDDEEDQEQERNQRRNAKPQVNFLAIIDAVLRSPPSRTLFGRRSLIQAAYWMAVRQELYHSFTKRHPPKMVLDPEYGNGASKANKIVLHTAQVAKWRWADGSEQEWRMYYPLIEWW from the exons ATGGCCGCAGGCGACAGGTCGATCACCCACGGACCTGCCCAGCACCTCGAGCGCATACACCGTAACCCACGACCATTCATCTCC CTTGATCTGTGCGATGAGAGACGGCACTTTCAACTCGTTGTACCCCTCCGCGCTCGACACCATCCACCACTTCTCTACGCCATATTCGCCCTCTCAGCGCGCCATCTAAGCCGTCTGCCGAAATACAAAACACCACAGGGAATTCTCTACCAGGGCCAATTGCTACCCAAACTCACACCCCACGACGCAGTAGAATACACGTTGAAGTGCATCCCCGCTCTACGAGACTTTCACCTCATCCAAGACGACGAAAAGCTCGAGAGCATCATCGCCACAGCCG TTATTCTCCGGCAGTTGGAAGAGAtcgacgacgaggaagatcaAGAGCAGGAGCGGAACCAAAGGCGGAACGCGAAGCCTCAGGTTAATTTCCTAGCTATCATAGACGCTGTGCTGAGAAGTCCACCGTCGCGGACCCTCTTTGGCCGCCGATCACTTATCCAAGCGGCGTATTGGATGGCCGTTCGCCAGGAGCTGTACCACTCATTTACAAAGCGCCATCCGCCAAAGATGGTGCTAGATCCAGAGTATGGAAACGGTGCATCAAAGGCGAATAAGATTGTTCTTCACACGGCGCAGGTTGCGAAATGGCGATGGGCTGATGGCTCCGAACAAGAATGGCGTATGTACTACCCATTGATTGAGTGGTGGTGA
- a CDS encoding hypothetical protein (EggNog:ENOG41), which produces MATNQQTSFERSLDLFRRELSDDQIKRINGVNQKTVTDTIQEIQGKLGRRDGLCKLTRIQRFLQAMEHIEKLVTIFLNASDFVAFIWGPIKLALMVATTWTEAIRQLIEAYEEIADALGNLAFFHNLIQSRDHLKLVLDDYFSDILRFHRCVLDVFSRPEWKRLFKWAWGSFRREVKPILESLKRKQALLSDDKLQSHAILKEVQDSDQYAKDQFSNLQTSLDDIRSTLASEQLQSKALQSREMKTYLESRLDVSTSRTDLQLESQDTVDENSGIWIFSNPIFKGWEGGKSAEKRVLFLNGSPGSGKSSTHLQFRDCL; this is translated from the exons ATGGCTACAAATCAACAAACCAGCTTCGAAAGGTCTCTGGACCTCTTTCGACGAGAGCTTTCTGACGATCAGATCAAGAGAATCAATGGAGTCAACCAGAAGACTGTTACAGATACTATCCAAGAAATTCAGGGCAAATTAGGGCGCAGGGATGGCCTTTGCAAATTGACCCGAATCCAGAGATTTCTTCAAGCTATGGAACACATCGAGAAGCTAGTCACAATATTCCTCAACGCCAGTGACTTCGTGGCTTTCATTTGG GGTCCGATCAAGCTGGCTCTTATGGTCGCCACTACTTGGACAGAAGCTATCAGGCAACTGATCGAAGCTTACGAAGAAATTGCAGACGCGCTAGGTAATCTTGCCTTCTTCCACAACCTCATTCAGAGTCGAGATCACTTGAAGTTGGTGTTGGACGATTATTTCTCCGATATCCTTCGATTCCATCGATGCGTCCTTGATGTCTTTTCTCGTCCAG AATGGAAAAGACTGTTTAAATGGGCTTGGGGAAGTTTTCGGCGCGAAGTCAAGCCAATCCTCGAAAGTCTCAAACGCAAACAGGCTCTGTTATCAGATGATAAGCTGCAATCCCACGCTATCCTCAAGGAAGTCCAGGACTCCGATCAGTACGCTAAGGATCAGTTCAGTAACCTCCAGACAAGTCTCGATGATATAAGGTCTACTTTGGCTTCTGAGCAGTTGCAAAGCAAGGCTTTACAATCTCGGGAAATGAAGACCTACTTGGAGAGTCGACTAGATGTTTCAACGTCTCGAACTGATCTTCAGCTAGAATCACAGGATACTGTCGATGAAAATTCTGGCATTTGGATCTTTTCCAATCCAATTTTCAAAGGTTGGGAAGGAGGAAAATCTGCAGAGAAAAGGGTCTTGTTCCTCAATGGCTCCCCCGGTTCCGGTAAGTCATCTACTCATTTGCAGTTTAGGGATTGTCTGTAG